The Apium graveolens cultivar Ventura chromosome 6, ASM990537v1, whole genome shotgun sequence genome contains a region encoding:
- the LOC141666173 gene encoding secreted RxLR effector protein 161-like gives MVAEFKQSMMNEFDIPDLSKIRLFLGVEVSQLSEGIFINQRKYTLNVLKKFGMEHCNPVQNPIVPGCKLFPDENEVVVDGTCYRKLVGNMMYITNTRPYIVFVVRLLSRYMSRPTELHLLVAKRVLSYLQGTSDFGLFNKKNGNNELIGYTDSDYAWDIKDEKSTSGYVFILSSAAVAWSSQKHHIDTLSTTEAEFVAAAACSTQAIWMKRILPTLGYQGDERTINYTADQKSSFPC, from the coding sequence ATGGTTGCTGAGTTTAAGCAATCAATGATGAATGAATTCGACATACCAGACCTCAGCAAAATAAGATTATTTCTTGGTGTTGAGGTTTCACAACTTAGTGAAGGGATATTTATTAATCAAAGAAAATATACGCTAAATGtcttgaagaagtttggtatggaGCACTGCAATCCTGTCCAGAATCCAATTGTTCCAGGTTGCAAACTTTTTCCAGATGAAAATGAAGTGGTGGTTGATGGAACTTGTTATAGGAAACTGGTGGGTAACATGATGTATATCACAAACACAAGGCCATATATTGTGTTTGTAGTTCGTTTGCTCAGTAGATATATGTCGAGACCAACAGAGCTTCATTTGTTGGTTGCCAAAAGAGTTTTAAGCTATCTGCAAGGAACTTCTGATTTTGGGTTATTTAATAAGAAGAATGGAAATAACGAGCTGATTGGATACACCGATAGTGATTATGCTTGGGATATTAAAGATGAGAAAAGCACCTCGGGCTATGTTTTTATTTTAAGTTCAGCTGCAGTAGCTTGGTCTTCACAAAAGCACCACATTGATACTTTAAGTACAACTGAAGCAGAATTTGTGGCTGCTGCAGCATGTTCAACTCAAGCAATATGGATGAAAAGAATTTTACCTACACTCGGTTATCAAGGAGATGAAAGAACTATCAACTATACAGCTGACCAGAAATCCAGTTTTCCATGCTAG